The following proteins are co-located in the Procambarus clarkii isolate CNS0578487 chromosome 4, FALCON_Pclarkii_2.0, whole genome shotgun sequence genome:
- the LOC138371757 gene encoding golgin subfamily A member 6-like protein 24, which produces MYFLYVFKDDQQQQDASWHQEVRTLPILYVYKLVQEKLGGNRQARAFLNVSVPLRELDVPLRELDVPLRELDVPLRELEVPLRELDVPLRELDVPLRELDVPLRELEVPLRELDVPLRELDVPLRELDVPLRELEVPLRELDVPLRELDVPLRELEVPLRELDVPLRELDVPLRELEVPLRELDVPLRELDVPLRELDVPLRELEVPLRELDVPLRELDVLLRELDVPLRELDVSLRESPVGSHKERLREERLREEGLMEERLREE; this is translated from the exons ATGTACTTCTTGTACGTCTTTAAAGATGATCAACAACAACAAGATGCTTCTTGGCATCAAGAAGTGCGA ACTTTGCCTATCCTATATGTATATAAACTAGTTCAAGAGAAACTGGGCGGCAACAGGCAAGCGAGAGCGTTTCTGAATGTTAGTGTTCCACTTCGCGAGCTCGATGTTCCACTTCGCGAGCTCGATGTTCCACTTCGCGAGCTCGATGTTCCACTTCGTGAGCTCGAGGTTCCACTTCGTGAGCTCGATGTTCCACTTCGTGAGCTCGATGTTCCACTTCGCGAGCTCGATGTTCCACTTCGTGAGCTCGAGGTTCCACTTCGTGAGCTCGATGTTCCACTTCGTGAGCTCGATGTTCCACTTCGTGAGCTCGATGTTCCACTTCGTGAGCTCGAGGTTCCACTTCGTGAGCTCGATGTTCCACTTCGTGAGCTCGATGTTCCACTTCGTGAGCTCGAGGTTCCACTTCGTGAGCTCGATGTTCCACTTCGCGAGCTCGATGTTCCACTTCGTGAGCTCGAGGTTCCACTTCGTGAGCTCGATGTTCCACTTCGTGAGCTCGATGTTCCACTTCGCGAGCTCGATGTTCCACTTCGTGAGCTCGAGGTTCCACTTCGTGAGCTCGATGTTCCACTTCGTGAGCTCGATGTTCTACTTCGTGAGCTCGATGTTCCACTTCGCGAGCTCGATGTTTCACTTCGAGAGAGTCCA